The proteins below come from a single Hippocampus zosterae strain Florida chromosome 5, ASM2543408v3, whole genome shotgun sequence genomic window:
- the mfap5 gene encoding microfibril associated protein 5 gives MGNLSVFLLLCGLHALTGVVQAQKIETTEAPAGTVPPANCREEMYLCTRMYSVHRPIKRCVGERCIYSRHRVYVINNEICTRTLCEYEENLKAELCRELSGWPKRIQRSSNRKRCRNRRGNPQTWANKARRGSRA, from the exons ATGGGCAACCTTTCAGTGTTCCTGCTCCTCTGCGGTCTCCACG CACTCACAGGTGTCGTCCAAGCCCAGAAGATCG AGACCACCGAGGCACCCGCCGGGACCGTCCCGCCAGCCA ACTGCAGGGAGGAGATGTACCTATGCACCAGGATGTACTCGGTCCATCGGCCCATCAAGAGATGCGTGGGCGAACGCTGCATTTACAG CCGCCATCGCGTCTACGTGATCAACAATGAGATTTGCACCAGGACGCTGTGCGAATATGAGGAGAACCTCAAAG CCGAGCTGTGCCGAGAGTTGTCCGGGTGGCCCAAGCGTATCCAGAGGTCATCGAATAGGAAACGCTGCCGCAATCGCCGTGGCAACCCTCAAACCTGGGCAAACAAGGCCCGGCGGGGGTCTCGGGCATAA